A genomic stretch from Sulfurihydrogenibium azorense Az-Fu1 includes:
- a CDS encoding efflux RND transporter permease subunit: MDKLVNILIKYRFVVLSFCVFIFFYGLYSIKKTPLDAIPDLTDTQVIVYSKWIGQSPSVIENQITYPIVSNLMGLAKVKSVRGYSMPNYSIIYVIFQDGVDLYWARSRVLEKISSIQDSLPPQASVELSPDATGVGWIYQYVLVSKNRSLDELWSIQNFYLKYGLLSVENVADVVSIGGFEREFRVILDPKKCFQFNISLEDVVKALKETNKETGGKYIEYNSREFIVRSKGYISAIDDIKNTVVKVQNSVPIKIGDFAKVVETPAFRMATADFNGLGNTVGAVVIMRSNANAYETIKQVKEKLNSLKAGLPSDIEIIPVYDRSKLIEDSINHLKKVLIEESFVVVVVIGLFLLSITLGIVVVIFLVLSVLTTFILMNLFNINSNIMSLGGIAIAIGTMVDASIVLIESFVKRKEEGKSVVDALKESFSEVGKPIFLALLIVAVSFIPLLALKGQAGKLFHPLILTKTFSMLVASVLSLVVVPVLIYYLGRGKFIPEEKHPLVRFFIKIYTPLFFLAVRYRYIVLILIPISIVGNYLIYKNLQKEFIPQLNEGVIMYMPITSAGISIQEAQRLLTLQDKIIKKFPEVETVFGKAGRADTATDPAPLSMIETIITLKPIDKWRDGMTYENLISQLDRQLQLPGVVNSWTMPIRGRIDMISTGIRTPLGIKVYGSDINQTLELAKNIEMSLTGIDGIMSVFAERTSYATYLDIVPDREKLALYGLRVEDVAKTIEYLFGNIPVSVYISGRERYNITIGIPRDLRQFPEEVILPLNDKFIPLKAVAEVKRVSSTAEIKSENGLFVSYVYITPKQDADITKIVQTATERINKEVNFPAGYYYQFSGQFEYWQEALNDLKLIIPLVLITIFVLVYLSFERVFETVLVIVTLPVSVFGGFLVMYILGYKLSIASITGFLALLGVAVEMSIVMIIYIVNALKESKIVSKEEFINKVYFGSVKRVRPKTMTLITILASLIPAVLLKGPSSEIISVVALPMLGGILTSFITSLFLIPALYSLKVGKEIKSY; this comes from the coding sequence ATGGATAAATTAGTAAATATTTTAATTAAATATAGGTTTGTAGTTTTATCTTTCTGTGTATTTATATTCTTTTACGGGTTATACTCTATTAAAAAAACGCCTTTAGACGCAATTCCAGATTTAACAGATACACAGGTTATAGTATACTCAAAATGGATAGGTCAATCGCCTTCAGTGATAGAAAACCAGATTACTTATCCTATTGTTTCAAACTTAATGGGACTTGCAAAGGTTAAATCTGTTAGAGGTTATTCTATGCCTAATTACTCTATTATTTATGTAATTTTTCAAGATGGCGTTGACTTATACTGGGCAAGAAGTAGAGTTTTAGAGAAGATATCTTCCATACAAGATAGTTTACCGCCTCAAGCTAGTGTAGAACTCTCTCCAGATGCTACAGGTGTAGGATGGATATACCAGTACGTGCTCGTTTCAAAAAATAGGTCTTTAGACGAGCTTTGGTCTATTCAAAACTTTTACCTAAAGTATGGACTACTATCTGTTGAAAATGTTGCAGATGTTGTATCAATTGGTGGTTTTGAAAGAGAGTTTAGGGTTATTTTAGACCCAAAAAAATGTTTTCAATTTAATATATCTTTAGAAGATGTTGTAAAGGCTTTAAAAGAGACTAATAAAGAAACAGGTGGGAAGTATATAGAGTATAACTCTAGAGAGTTTATCGTTAGGTCTAAAGGATATATATCGGCTATAGATGATATAAAAAATACTGTGGTAAAAGTACAAAATTCAGTTCCAATAAAAATTGGAGATTTTGCTAAGGTTGTGGAAACTCCAGCTTTTAGAATGGCAACAGCTGATTTTAACGGTCTTGGAAATACTGTTGGTGCAGTTGTTATAATGAGGTCAAATGCAAATGCTTATGAAACAATTAAACAAGTAAAGGAAAAATTAAATAGTCTTAAAGCTGGTTTACCATCAGATATAGAAATTATACCTGTTTATGATAGGTCAAAACTCATAGAAGACTCTATAAATCACTTAAAAAAAGTTTTAATTGAAGAATCCTTTGTTGTGGTAGTTGTAATAGGATTATTTTTACTCAGTATTACCTTGGGTATTGTTGTTGTAATTTTTTTAGTTTTGTCTGTTTTAACTACTTTTATTCTTATGAACTTATTTAACATAAACTCAAATATAATGTCTTTAGGTGGAATAGCCATTGCAATAGGTACGATGGTAGATGCATCAATAGTCTTAATAGAGTCCTTTGTTAAAAGGAAAGAAGAAGGTAAATCAGTAGTAGATGCACTTAAAGAATCTTTTTCTGAAGTAGGAAAACCTATATTTTTAGCTTTACTGATTGTTGCTGTTTCTTTTATCCCTTTATTAGCTTTAAAAGGTCAGGCTGGAAAGTTGTTTCATCCTCTTATCTTAACAAAAACTTTCTCAATGCTTGTAGCTTCTGTTTTATCTTTGGTTGTTGTTCCAGTTTTAATCTACTACTTAGGCAGAGGAAAGTTTATTCCAGAAGAAAAGCATCCTTTAGTTAGGTTTTTTATAAAAATTTATACTCCTTTGTTTTTTCTGGCGGTAAGGTACAGATACATAGTACTAATACTTATACCTATATCTATTGTAGGAAACTATCTAATCTATAAAAATTTACAAAAAGAGTTTATACCACAGCTGAATGAAGGTGTAATAATGTATATGCCTATTACATCAGCAGGTATATCTATTCAAGAAGCTCAAAGATTACTGACTTTACAAGATAAAATAATAAAAAAATTTCCAGAAGTTGAGACTGTTTTTGGTAAAGCAGGAAGAGCTGATACAGCAACAGACCCAGCACCTTTATCTATGATAGAAACTATTATTACTCTTAAACCTATTGATAAGTGGCGTGATGGAATGACTTACGAAAATTTAATTTCACAGTTAGATAGACAGTTGCAACTACCTGGAGTTGTAAACAGCTGGACTATGCCGATTAGAGGTAGAATTGATATGATATCTACTGGTATAAGAACTCCACTTGGAATAAAAGTTTATGGGTCTGACATAAACCAAACCCTTGAATTAGCAAAAAACATAGAGATGTCTTTAACGGGTATAGATGGTATTATGAGTGTCTTTGCAGAAAGAACATCTTACGCTACATATTTAGATATAGTTCCAGATAGAGAGAAGTTAGCACTTTATGGTTTAAGAGTAGAAGATGTAGCAAAAACTATTGAGTATTTATTTGGTAATATTCCTGTTTCAGTATACATATCTGGTAGAGAAAGGTATAACATAACAATTGGTATTCCAAGGGATTTGAGACAGTTTCCAGAGGAGGTTATACTACCGTTAAACGATAAATTTATTCCGTTAAAAGCAGTTGCAGAAGTTAAGAGAGTATCATCTACAGCTGAAATTAAGTCGGAAAATGGTCTATTTGTGTCATACGTTTACATAACACCAAAACAAGATGCAGATATTACTAAGATAGTACAAACGGCTACAGAAAGGATTAATAAAGAAGTAAATTTCCCAGCAGGCTACTACTATCAATTTAGTGGCCAGTTTGAATACTGGCAAGAAGCTTTAAACGATTTAAAATTGATAATTCCTTTAGTTTTGATAACAATTTTTGTTTTAGTTTATTTAAGTTTTGAAAGAGTGTTTGAAACAGTTTTAGTTATAGTCACTTTGCCTGTATCTGTATTTGGAGGATTTTTGGTAATGTATATATTGGGATACAAGCTAAGTATTGCAAGTATTACAGGTTTTTTAGCACTTCTTGGGGTAGCTGTTGAAATGTCAATAGTAATGATTATTTATATAGTTAACGCATTAAAGGAATCCAAAATCGTCAGTAAAGAAGAATTTATAAATAAAGTATACTTTGGGTCGGTTAAAAGAGTTAGACCAAAAACTATGACTTTGATAACAATTTTAGCAAGTTTAATCCCTGCAGTTTTACTAAAAGGACCAAGTTCTGAGATTATATCTGTGGTTGCACTTCCTATGTTGGGAGGAATATTAACTTCTTTTATAACTTCCCTTTTCTTAATTCCTGCTTTATACAGTTTAAAAGTAGGAAAGGAAATAAAGTCCTATTAA
- a CDS encoding phosphatase PAP2 family protein — MRRDWEVAIKWNIELFYLINHRRFKFLDRFYRYFFYMGKTYSLPIYFLLFYIFTGTSAFKHLIVSLIITGILMPTLKYIFRHKRPSSLLENVYLLEPVSLKSFPSADSGYVATIFAVSLFYGSLPLSIILFILMILVGYGRVYMGAHFPLDVITGYLFGVFSGLIGLYFLSYF, encoded by the coding sequence TTGAGAAGGGATTGGGAAGTAGCAATAAAGTGGAACATAGAGCTGTTTTATTTGATAAACCATAGAAGGTTTAAATTTTTAGATAGGTTTTACAGATACTTTTTTTATATGGGAAAGACTTACTCTTTACCTATCTACTTTTTACTTTTTTACATCTTTACAGGAACATCTGCCTTTAAACATCTTATTGTAAGTCTGATAATAACAGGGATACTTATGCCTACCTTAAAATATATATTTAGACACAAAAGACCTTCTTCACTACTTGAAAACGTTTATCTACTTGAACCTGTAAGCTTAAAAAGTTTCCCTTCAGCTGACAGTGGATACGTTGCCACTATATTTGCTGTGTCTTTATTTTACGGAAGTTTACCTTTGTCTATAATACTTTTTATTTTAATGATTTTAGTTGGCTATGGTAGAGTTTACATGGGAGCTCACTTCCCATTAGATGTAATCACCGGTTATCTTTTCGGAGTTTTTTCAGGATTAATAGGACTTTATTTCCTTTCCTACTTTTAA
- a CDS encoding PHP domain-containing protein yields the protein MELLLLLLFLYILYFEFRAVRIVNLDKISKKEFREVNLYKYNVVAHVHTQFSFDSLGKPSDIKKAMEENSIDFVFITDHDNTDYRLFEDDRVFSGVEKNTPDGRLLLLGNTLPVISHPHNFDFEHYRWKGDFKEGYLYEFIDIKDIVVWNKFITGLALVKNIIIYPLTRNIVHKWNSLIPIDKWRKLYWDRAKHLNIIGGLDLHVKVVYQERTHGLLIPSYRAGFKWLINKVYSKQPIRTKQEVLKALEKGNLYLSINQKFIDIYGEDKEGVKILGESLKLGGNINIKSLKKGITFIYHNCNPIVKTDIQEFSFKVDKEGDYHVEVYEYDFKIFNLYFGFRPVVITNKFKVID from the coding sequence ATGGAATTACTCTTACTGCTATTATTTTTATACATACTCTATTTTGAATTTAGAGCAGTTAGAATTGTAAATCTTGATAAGATTTCTAAAAAAGAATTTAGAGAAGTAAATCTTTATAAGTACAATGTTGTAGCCCACGTTCACACTCAGTTTTCTTTTGATTCTTTAGGCAAACCTTCTGATATAAAAAAAGCTATGGAAGAAAACAGTATAGACTTTGTTTTTATAACAGACCACGACAATACAGACTACAGACTATTTGAGGATGATAGAGTATTTTCTGGAGTAGAAAAAAACACTCCAGATGGAAGGTTGCTACTTCTTGGTAATACACTTCCAGTTATATCCCACCCTCATAACTTTGATTTTGAACACTACCGATGGAAAGGGGATTTTAAAGAAGGATACCTCTACGAGTTTATAGACATTAAAGATATAGTTGTATGGAACAAGTTTATAACTGGATTAGCACTTGTAAAAAATATAATTATCTACCCACTTACACGAAACATAGTCCATAAATGGAACAGTCTTATACCTATAGACAAGTGGAGAAAGCTTTACTGGGATAGAGCTAAACATCTAAACATAATAGGTGGACTTGACCTTCACGTAAAGGTTGTTTATCAAGAGAGAACTCACGGACTTTTAATCCCTTCTTACAGAGCTGGATTTAAATGGCTGATAAACAAAGTTTACTCAAAACAACCAATAAGGACAAAACAAGAAGTCTTAAAAGCTCTGGAAAAAGGAAACCTCTATCTATCTATCAACCAAAAATTCATAGATATATACGGGGAAGACAAAGAAGGAGTTAAAATATTAGGAGAAAGTTTAAAGTTAGGGGGTAATATAAACATAAAGTCCTTAAAAAAAGGTATCACATTTATCTACCACAACTGTAATCCGATTGTAAAAACAGATATTCAAGAGTTTTCTTTTAAGGTTGATAAAGAGGGAGACTACCACGTAGAAGTTTATGAGTATGATTTTAAAATCTTTAATCTATACTTTGGATTTAGACCAGTAGTGATAACAAACAAGTTTAAGGTGATAGATTGA